Proteins from a genomic interval of Quercus robur chromosome 9, dhQueRobu3.1, whole genome shotgun sequence:
- the LOC126698899 gene encoding UPF0481 protein At3g47200-like — MSTSITETGGSSTATGIGNLEMSTISGGSTQQFSTGGLINVPDHLRKLDEQAFTPLLISIGPIHHSNVKLQTMKKYKVLFCERFMQRANINLQNLEDKIRRREDEIRSYYTGTIFSSISSDDFVTMIRVDGMFILEYFLRDSDPRLVRNDHMIAEWMRPILKFDLVLLENQLPFFVLEMLFNLATFPDDLEINHLPLRYLAFGFFQCYNFQMKELGYFNVKIEHFTDLVRLFYLSEQLLDRRSGGAKLSYSATQLHEAGIKFKGVEFDENMRRYRGNRRFLDIRFDLKNGVLEIPCIALNEEKIRLL; from the exons ATGTCAACAAGTATAACTGAG ACAGGAGGCTCTTCAACGGCAACTGGAATTGGAAATTTGGAAATGTCAACAATATCTGGAGGTTCGACGCAGCAATTCTCAACTGGGGGTTTGATCAATGTTCCAGATCACCTTCGCAAACTGGATGAGCAAGCCTTCACTCCTCTACTTATTTCTATTGGCCCTATTCACCACTCCAATGTAAAATTACAAACCATGAAAAAGTACAAAGTTCTATTTTGTGAGCGTTTCATGCAACGGGCTAACATAAACTTGCAGAATTTAGAAGACAAAATAAGAAGGAGGGAAGACGAAATTCGCTCTTACTATACAGGGACGATTTTCTCCAGCATAAGCAGTGATGATTTTGTGACAATGATTCGGGTGGATGGGATGTTCATTCTTGAGTACTTCTTGAGAGATTCTGACCCACGTTTGGTAAGGAACGATCATATGATAGCGGAATGGATGCGtccaattttgaaatttgacttGGTATTACTTGAAAATCAGCTtcccttttttgttttagagATGTTGTTCAATCTAGCAACCTTTCCGGATGACTTAGAGATAAATCACCTTCCTTTAAGGTATCTTGCTTTTGGTTTCTTTCAATGTTACAACTTTCAAATGAAGGAGCTTGGTTATTTCAATGTGAAAATTGAACACTTCACAGATCTGGTTAGATTGTTTTATCTAAGTGAACAATTACTAGATAGAAGATCTGGAGGGGCTAAACTGTCATACTCTGCAACCCAGCTACATGAGGCAGGAATCAAGTTTAAGGGAGTTGAGTTTGATGAGAATATGAGACGTTATAGAGGGAATAGACGCTTTCTTGACATAAGGTTCGATTTAAAGAATGGAGTGTTGGAAATCCCATGCATTGCATTAAATGAGGAGAAAATACGTCTTCTTTGA